A genomic stretch from Clavelina lepadiformis chromosome 5, kaClaLepa1.1, whole genome shotgun sequence includes:
- the LOC143461090 gene encoding carbohydrate sulfotransferase 11-like isoform X2: MEWNSEVLVRRIVLSRRYSRIFIQAIMFLVLGYFAFCFLGSSRLKHVAAKDEFSIKTTMNQALKVAQADSAGELAKAEPNIEEILFLERIARRMKDRKRMMRKQCKALGLNMGEADMMRVLIAEDYKLAYCYVPKAGCSNMKKLILELNGINTNKLRNKDIHSLSKVNETKQIGMPDFVAEDNYIKLMLVRHPYERLISSYNNKILQRDRKFDMFSRQIKLLYRDPTLNEFAEFVTNGRNSGSHNGGDPHWSKYNSLCYPCLIEYDVIAHLETIQEDTRYLLKLIKAPTKVLFQSGYSKIGLSKTEYGNFKNIYFKQLNSSQKQNLYKAYESDFKLFGYSETNNT, encoded by the exons ATGGAATGGAACTCCGAAGTTCTGGTCCGGAGAATTGTGCTTTCACGTCGCTACTCTCGAATCTTTATCCAAGCCATCATGTTCCTCGTGCTTGGTTACTTTGCTTTCTGCTTTCTCGGTTCGAGCAGACTGAAGCACGTTGCAGCAAAAGATGAATTTTCGATTAAAACTACAATGAACCAGGCTTTAAAAGTTGCCCAAGCTGACAGTGCTGGTGAGCTGGCAAAAGCGGAACCAAATATCGAGGAAATTCTTTTTCTGGAAAGGATTGCTCGTAGAATGAAGGATAGGAAGAGAATGATGAGGAAACAGTGCAAAGCGCTTG GGTTGAATATGGGCGAAGCTGACATGATGAGAGTCCTTATTGCTGAAGATTACAAGCTTGCTTATTGCTACGTCCCTAAAGCTGGATGttcaaacatgaaaaaacttaTTCTCGAGTTAAACGGTATCAATACAAACAAG CTCAGAAACAAGGATATTCACTCGTTGTCGAAAGTGAACGAGACGAAACAAATCGGAATGCCCGATTTTGTAGCGGAAGACAACTACATCAAACTAATGCTGGTTCGGCACCCCTATGAAAGACTGATATCGTCGTACAATAACAAGATTCTTCAGCGTGATCGGAAATTCGACATGTTCTCGCGACAGATCAAGCTCTTGTACAGAGACCCCACTCTTAATG AATTTGCCGAGTTTGTAACGAATGGACGGAATAGTGGAAGCCATAACGGAGGTGATCCTCACTGGAGCAAATATAACTCCCTTTGTTATCCTTGCCTCATTGAATATGATGTCATTGCGCACTTAGAAACAATACAGGAGGATACCAG GTACTTATTAAAACTGATAAAAGCTCCAACCAAAGTGCTATTCCAGAGCGGGTATTCAAAAATAGGCTTGTCGAAAACTGAATACGGaaacttcaaaaacatttacttcAAGCAGCTCAATTCGTcacaaaagcaaaatctttatAAAGCGTACGAAAGCGATTTTAAACTGTTTGGATATTCGGAAACGAATAATACGTAA
- the LOC143461090 gene encoding carbohydrate sulfotransferase 8-like isoform X1 has product MEWNSEVLVRRIVLSRRYSRIFIQAIMFLVLGYFAFCFLGSSRLKHVAAKDEFSIKTTMNQALKVAQADSAGELAKAEPNIEEILFLERIARRMKDRKRMMRKQCKALGLNMGEADMMRVLIAEDYKLAYCYVPKAGCSNMKKLILELNGINTNKLRNKDIHSLSKVNETKQIGMPDFVAEDNYIKLMLVRHPYERLISSYNNKILQRDRKFDMFSRQIKLLYRDPTLNDTQSPPTFPEFAEFVTNGRNSGSHNGGDPHWSKYNSLCYPCLIEYDVIAHLETIQEDTRYLLKLIKAPTKVLFQSGYSKIGLSKTEYGNFKNIYFKQLNSSQKQNLYKAYESDFKLFGYSETNNT; this is encoded by the exons ATGGAATGGAACTCCGAAGTTCTGGTCCGGAGAATTGTGCTTTCACGTCGCTACTCTCGAATCTTTATCCAAGCCATCATGTTCCTCGTGCTTGGTTACTTTGCTTTCTGCTTTCTCGGTTCGAGCAGACTGAAGCACGTTGCAGCAAAAGATGAATTTTCGATTAAAACTACAATGAACCAGGCTTTAAAAGTTGCCCAAGCTGACAGTGCTGGTGAGCTGGCAAAAGCGGAACCAAATATCGAGGAAATTCTTTTTCTGGAAAGGATTGCTCGTAGAATGAAGGATAGGAAGAGAATGATGAGGAAACAGTGCAAAGCGCTTG GGTTGAATATGGGCGAAGCTGACATGATGAGAGTCCTTATTGCTGAAGATTACAAGCTTGCTTATTGCTACGTCCCTAAAGCTGGATGttcaaacatgaaaaaacttaTTCTCGAGTTAAACGGTATCAATACAAACAAG CTCAGAAACAAGGATATTCACTCGTTGTCGAAAGTGAACGAGACGAAACAAATCGGAATGCCCGATTTTGTAGCGGAAGACAACTACATCAAACTAATGCTGGTTCGGCACCCCTATGAAAGACTGATATCGTCGTACAATAACAAGATTCTTCAGCGTGATCGGAAATTCGACATGTTCTCGCGACAGATCAAGCTCTTGTACAGAGACCCCACTCTTAATG ACACCCAGTCACCGCCGACTTTTCCAGAATTTGCCGAGTTTGTAACGAATGGACGGAATAGTGGAAGCCATAACGGAGGTGATCCTCACTGGAGCAAATATAACTCCCTTTGTTATCCTTGCCTCATTGAATATGATGTCATTGCGCACTTAGAAACAATACAGGAGGATACCAG GTACTTATTAAAACTGATAAAAGCTCCAACCAAAGTGCTATTCCAGAGCGGGTATTCAAAAATAGGCTTGTCGAAAACTGAATACGGaaacttcaaaaacatttacttcAAGCAGCTCAATTCGTcacaaaagcaaaatctttatAAAGCGTACGAAAGCGATTTTAAACTGTTTGGATATTCGGAAACGAATAATACGTAA
- the LOC143459839 gene encoding carbohydrate sulfotransferase 11-like, producing the protein MKYLQQSHILKLTVITFAIVACFTALRIFRGVNTIVKTENNRKMFSKIANEHTKKEDFMQNMDLRIKERKKNLKIACKESALNSDYLSEMQLLFYEKYKLAYCVIPKSGCSNMKKLLLNIDGYNTTTLTNGEIHEISRTKYLRKGMPDIVQRENYLKVILVRHPYERLVSSYNNKIRFPYNDQFLKYSEKMKELYGNSSQNSEAKSAPLFEEFVKYVSDGRNQGYKNGGEMHWNTYTSLCNPCHVEYDVILHLETIKDDVRYLLELVGAHEDDGFSNGYSKSGQSKTEQKNYVKEYFKQLIPNLKHKLYKAYKNDFKLFGYSPDGNAK; encoded by the exons ATGAAATATCTTCAACAGTCTCATATTCTAAAACTGACGGTGATAACTTTTGCCATTGTGGCCTGTTTTACGGCCTTACGCATTTTTAGAGGTGTCAACACTATcgtaaaaacagaaaataacaGGAAAATGTTCtcaaaaattgcaaacgaACATACAAAGAAGGAGGATTTCATGCAAAATATGGACCTGCgcataaaagaaagaaagaaaaatttgaagatAGCATGCAAAGAATCCG CTTTGAACTCGGATTACCTGAGTGAGATGCAATTACTCTTCTACGAAAAATACAAGCTGGCTTACTGTGTCATCCCAAAATCTGGATGCTCGAACATGAAGAAGCTTTTGCTGAATATCGACGGGTACAATACAACAACG CTTACAAACGGAGAAATTCATGAAATCTCCAGGACAAAGTATCTAAGAAAAGGAATGCCAGATATTGTTCAAAGGGAAAACTACTTAAAAGTCATACTTGTCCGCCATCCGTACGAGAGACTGGTGTCGtcatacaacaacaaaatacgtttTCCGTACAACGATCAATTTTTAAAGTATTCTGAAAAGATGAAAGAGTTATATGGAAATTCCTCCCAAAATTCAG AAGCCAAGTCGGCACCTTTATTTGAAGAATTCGTAAAATACGTTTCTGACGGCCGTAACCAAGGTTATAAGAACGGCGGGGAAATGCATTGGAATACATACACATCCCTGTGTAATCCTTGTCATGTCGAGTATGACGTAATTCTCCACCTTGAAACTATAAAAGATGACGTAAG GTATTTGCTTGAATTAGTTGGAGCACATGAAGATGACGGTTTTTCAAACGGTTACTCAAAAAGTGGCCAGTCCAAGACAGAGCAGAAAAATTATGTCAAAGAATACTTCAAACAACTTATTCCTAACCTCAAACACAAACTTTACAaagcttataaaaatgactttaaGCTTTTTGGGTATTCGCCTGACGgtaatgcaaaataa